From Streptomyces sp. NBC_01754, a single genomic window includes:
- a CDS encoding ABC transporter permease has protein sequence MNETTPAPAVRAPAPRTPAARPDGPKPRPADATRPTGRRRAAELLQRQGVLAVLLTVVIAASFIYPTFASLDNARGVTIQASFLAVVALGMTLVIITGGIDLSVGSVFALGGVLAAWASQYGFLAALLVPLAVCGAIGLLNGLLIARGNMAPFIITLATLLGARGLLLALTDEGATTYLVPKDSAFGELGQGSIWGFGYPIIVALVLFGAGGLVLQRTSFGQTLFAVGGSSDAATLMGLPVVRTKILVYTLSGLLAGLAGALNAARLSSGVTIIGVGMELDAISAVVIGGTLLIGGAGSVSGTLWGVLLLAVIQNLINQIGSLNSSYQSVVSGGFLIVVVVAQRYLARSRRTT, from the coding sequence ATGAACGAAACCACACCCGCCCCCGCCGTCCGGGCCCCGGCCCCGCGCACACCGGCCGCACGGCCGGACGGACCGAAGCCGCGCCCCGCCGACGCCACCCGCCCCACCGGCAGGCGGCGCGCCGCCGAACTCCTCCAGCGCCAGGGCGTGCTGGCGGTCCTGCTGACCGTCGTGATCGCCGCCTCCTTCATCTACCCGACGTTCGCCTCGCTCGACAACGCCCGCGGTGTGACCATCCAGGCGTCCTTCCTCGCCGTGGTCGCCCTCGGCATGACCCTGGTCATCATCACCGGCGGCATCGACCTCTCGGTCGGCTCCGTCTTCGCCCTGGGCGGGGTACTCGCCGCCTGGGCCTCGCAGTACGGCTTCCTGGCCGCGCTGCTGGTCCCCCTGGCGGTGTGCGGCGCGATCGGCCTGCTCAACGGGCTCCTGATCGCCCGGGGAAACATGGCCCCCTTCATCATCACGCTGGCCACCCTGCTCGGCGCCCGCGGGCTGCTCCTCGCCCTCACCGACGAGGGCGCCACGACCTACCTCGTGCCGAAGGACTCCGCCTTCGGCGAGCTGGGACAGGGCAGCATCTGGGGATTCGGCTACCCGATCATCGTCGCCCTGGTGCTGTTCGGGGCCGGCGGACTGGTCCTGCAACGCACCTCGTTCGGACAGACGCTGTTCGCCGTCGGCGGCAGCAGCGACGCGGCCACCCTGATGGGTCTGCCCGTCGTCCGCACGAAGATCCTCGTCTACACCCTCAGCGGACTGCTGGCCGGACTGGCCGGCGCCCTCAACGCCGCCAGGCTCTCCTCCGGCGTCACCATCATCGGCGTGGGCATGGAACTCGACGCGATCTCCGCCGTCGTCATCGGAGGCACTCTTCTCATCGGCGGCGCCGGCTCGGTCAGCGGCACCCTCTGGGGTGTCCTGCTGCTGGCCGTCATCCAGAACCTGATCAACCAGATCGGCTCGCTCAACTCCTCGTACCAGTCGGTCGTCAGCGGAGGTTTCCTTATCGTTGTCGTGGTGGCCCAGCGCTACCTCGCGCGCAGCCGAAGAACGACCTGA
- a CDS encoding DUF6221 family protein: MDPSDPRSAGLAHALRVLAQSYAEHPVCRQEWRPRRYGPGGGSCRLGRSR, encoded by the coding sequence ATGGATCCCTCGGATCCCCGCTCGGCCGGCCTGGCACACGCACTTCGAGTCCTTGCCCAGTCATACGCCGAGCACCCGGTCTGCCGTCAGGAATGGCGGCCAAGGCGATACGGTCCAGGTGGCGGATCCTGCCGCCTGGGAAGATCGCGGTGA
- a CDS encoding carbon-nitrogen hydrolase family protein yields MSSPPSTKRTVAAVHAAPVFMDTEATVGKVVHFVEQAGREGIDLLVFPETFVPGYPYWIEAYAPLDQQGANAAYAEASVEVPGPQIARVQDACERAGVGTVLGVSERLSGTRTCFNSQVFIEPDGTLLGVHRKLQPTYAERIVWAQGGGATLSVFDSTLGRIGGLACWEHTMNLARQSLIAQGQQIHAAAWPGLSTMTGFETVADVQIDAMMKTHALTAQVFVVSAGNPVDQTCLQWMESAVGPQKHITAGGGWSAVIHPFNQYLAGPHTGLEEKLVTAEIDLADIDAVKVWVDSRGHYARPEILGLQVDRRPLWHDEGHREWPAAPAPSSRAARDLPVEPPAGPRSP; encoded by the coding sequence ATGTCATCTCCCCCTTCCACGAAACGAACGGTCGCGGCGGTGCACGCCGCTCCGGTGTTCATGGACACCGAGGCGACCGTCGGCAAGGTCGTCCACTTCGTCGAACAGGCCGGCCGGGAAGGCATCGACCTCTTGGTGTTTCCCGAGACGTTCGTACCCGGCTACCCGTACTGGATCGAGGCCTACGCCCCGCTGGACCAGCAGGGCGCCAACGCCGCCTACGCCGAGGCGTCCGTCGAGGTCCCCGGTCCGCAGATCGCCCGGGTCCAAGATGCTTGTGAGCGCGCCGGGGTCGGCACCGTCCTCGGTGTCAGCGAACGGCTCTCGGGGACCCGCACGTGTTTCAACAGCCAGGTCTTCATCGAACCCGACGGCACCCTTCTCGGAGTTCACCGCAAGCTCCAGCCCACCTACGCCGAACGGATCGTGTGGGCTCAGGGCGGCGGCGCCACCCTCAGCGTCTTCGACAGCACTCTGGGCCGGATCGGCGGTCTGGCCTGCTGGGAACACACCATGAACCTGGCCCGGCAGTCCCTGATCGCCCAGGGCCAGCAGATCCACGCGGCAGCGTGGCCCGGTCTGTCCACCATGACCGGCTTCGAGACCGTCGCCGACGTCCAGATCGACGCCATGATGAAAACCCACGCGCTCACAGCGCAGGTCTTCGTCGTCTCCGCCGGAAACCCGGTGGACCAGACGTGCCTGCAGTGGATGGAGTCCGCTGTCGGACCGCAGAAGCACATCACCGCGGGCGGTGGCTGGTCGGCCGTGATCCACCCCTTCAACCAGTACCTCGCCGGGCCGCACACCGGCCTCGAGGAGAAGCTCGTCACCGCCGAGATCGACCTCGCCGACATCGACGCCGTCAAGGTCTGGGTCGACTCCCGCGGCCACTACGCGCGACCGGAGATCCTCGGCCTACAGGTCGACCGACGTCCGCTCTGGCATGACGAAGGACACCGCGAATGGCCTGCCGCCCCGGCCCCGTCGTCGCGGGCGGCCCGAGACCTGCCCGTCGAGCCCCCGGCCGGGCCCCGTTCCCCGTGA
- a CDS encoding LacI family DNA-binding transcriptional regulator encodes MAARLKDVAALAGVSVRTVSNVVSNTATVAPATRSRVMAAVEELGYRPNLAARNLRQGRTGLIGVVVPEIHSPYFGALAGHLIDAAQERGWTVLLERTGGRAELERRLLDGSEGRRVDGMIVSPWSTSPAELASLAGGLPLVVLGELEPHGAIDHVALDNVAAARSAALHLAAPGRRRIAVVGLQSGLGRGTAELRTEGFRQGLAEAGLAPVAEVEVADLHRAEGARAMRELLSLPGRPDAVFCFSDELALGALRVAAEQGVRVPEDLALMGFDDIEDGRFSAPSLSTVAPDREQIAERAVQCLAERVLGRLDTLPGRRIVVPHRLLVRESTGAEVTPV; translated from the coding sequence GTGGCTGCGAGACTCAAGGACGTCGCCGCGCTGGCCGGTGTCTCGGTGCGGACCGTCTCCAACGTCGTGAGCAACACCGCGACCGTCGCCCCGGCGACACGGTCCCGGGTCATGGCGGCGGTGGAGGAGCTGGGCTACCGCCCCAATCTCGCCGCCCGCAACCTGCGGCAGGGACGCACCGGGCTCATCGGCGTGGTCGTGCCCGAGATCCACTCCCCGTACTTCGGCGCACTGGCCGGTCACCTCATCGACGCCGCGCAGGAGCGCGGCTGGACGGTGCTCCTGGAGCGGACCGGGGGGCGGGCGGAGCTGGAGCGGCGCCTGCTGGACGGCTCCGAGGGCCGGCGGGTCGACGGAATGATCGTCAGCCCGTGGTCGACCTCTCCGGCCGAACTGGCGTCGCTCGCGGGCGGCTTGCCGCTGGTGGTCCTCGGCGAACTGGAGCCGCACGGAGCGATCGACCATGTCGCCCTGGACAATGTGGCGGCCGCCCGGTCCGCCGCCCTTCACCTGGCCGCGCCGGGGCGCCGGCGGATCGCCGTGGTCGGCCTCCAGTCCGGGCTGGGGCGCGGGACCGCGGAGTTGCGCACCGAGGGCTTCCGGCAGGGGCTCGCCGAGGCCGGACTGGCCCCGGTGGCGGAGGTGGAGGTGGCCGATCTGCACCGGGCGGAGGGCGCCAGGGCGATGCGTGAACTGCTGTCGCTGCCCGGGCGACCCGACGCGGTGTTCTGCTTCAGCGACGAACTCGCCCTGGGGGCGCTTCGGGTGGCCGCCGAGCAGGGGGTACGGGTGCCGGAGGACCTGGCGCTGATGGGGTTCGACGACATCGAGGACGGGCGGTTCAGCGCTCCCTCCCTCAGTACCGTCGCCCCGGACCGGGAGCAGATCGCCGAGCGGGCGGTGCAGTGTCTGGCCGAGCGTGTCCTCGGCCGGCTCGACACGCTGCCCGGCCGCCGGATCGTCGTACCGCACCGCCTGCTGGTGCGGGAGAGCACCGGTGCGGAGGTCACCCCGGTATGA
- a CDS encoding sugar ABC transporter ATP-binding protein, whose amino-acid sequence MAPPEAVRQAAEAAPGPKHRAVLEARSVSKRFPGVVALDDVSFSLRPGETHALVGENGAGKSTLIKVLTGVYRPDGGELRMSGEPVRFARPFEAQQSGISTIYQEVNLVPLMSAARNIFLGREPRNRLGLIDFTRMHREATELLDGFGVRVDPRRPLHTLGVGTQQMVALARAVSVNAQVVIMDEPTSSLEPREVETLFRVIDNLRGQGIAVLYVSHRMDELYRVCERVTVLRDGRHIHTGDLAGLDRMRLVSMMLGRDLAEVRRSGVTSFAAEGHEAARTPVLTATALSSRHQLHDVSLSLYGGEVLGLGGLLGSGRSETAKALSGALALDSGELTVDGVRLRRLTPAAAIRSGISLLPEDRKAEGIVPGLSVRENIVLAAMPRLSRGGVVSRARQDRIVDVFMKRLRIKASSPEQKVGELSGGNQQKVLLARWLCLEPKVLLLDEPTRGIDVGAKAEVQSLIDDLAREGLAVLLISSDIEELIEGADRIVVLRGGAVAGELEGDEVDESRLLEVLADHAPAPDPGDDRVPPPDAARAEGNGTAPARQDKAPAAEEDPR is encoded by the coding sequence ATGGCACCACCCGAAGCAGTACGTCAGGCCGCGGAGGCGGCCCCCGGGCCGAAGCACCGCGCCGTGCTCGAAGCCCGTTCGGTGAGCAAACGGTTCCCCGGTGTCGTCGCCCTCGACGACGTCTCCTTCTCCCTGCGCCCGGGTGAGACCCATGCGCTGGTCGGCGAGAACGGTGCGGGCAAGTCCACCCTCATCAAGGTGCTCACCGGTGTGTACCGGCCCGACGGGGGAGAGCTGCGGATGTCGGGCGAACCGGTCCGGTTCGCCCGGCCGTTCGAGGCCCAGCAGTCCGGGATCTCCACCATCTACCAGGAGGTCAACCTCGTCCCGCTGATGAGCGCGGCGCGGAACATCTTCCTGGGGCGGGAGCCAAGGAACCGCCTCGGCCTCATCGACTTCACCCGGATGCACCGGGAGGCGACCGAACTGCTCGACGGCTTCGGCGTACGCGTGGACCCGCGCCGCCCGCTGCACACCCTCGGGGTCGGCACCCAGCAGATGGTCGCCCTGGCCCGTGCCGTCTCGGTCAACGCCCAGGTCGTCATCATGGACGAACCCACCTCGTCGCTGGAACCGCGCGAGGTGGAGACCCTGTTCCGGGTCATCGATAACCTGCGCGGCCAGGGCATCGCCGTGCTCTACGTCAGCCACCGCATGGACGAGCTCTACCGCGTCTGCGAACGCGTCACCGTGCTCCGCGACGGGCGGCACATCCACACCGGCGACCTGGCCGGCCTCGACCGGATGCGGCTCGTGTCGATGATGCTCGGCCGCGACCTGGCCGAGGTCCGCCGCTCCGGCGTCACCAGCTTCGCGGCCGAGGGCCACGAGGCGGCCCGTACCCCCGTGCTCACCGCGACGGCACTCTCCAGCCGCCACCAGCTCCACGACGTGTCCCTGTCGCTGTACGGGGGAGAGGTGCTCGGCCTCGGCGGCCTCCTCGGCTCGGGACGCAGCGAGACAGCCAAGGCACTGTCCGGCGCGCTGGCCCTGGACTCGGGCGAACTCACCGTCGACGGCGTCCGGTTGAGACGCCTCACCCCGGCCGCCGCCATCCGGTCCGGGATCAGCCTGCTGCCCGAGGACCGCAAGGCCGAGGGGATCGTCCCCGGACTCTCCGTACGGGAGAACATCGTGCTGGCCGCCATGCCGCGGCTGTCGCGCGGCGGTGTCGTCTCACGGGCCAGGCAGGACCGGATCGTCGACGTCTTCATGAAGCGCCTGCGGATCAAGGCGTCCAGCCCCGAGCAGAAGGTCGGCGAACTCTCCGGCGGCAACCAGCAGAAGGTCCTGCTGGCCCGCTGGCTCTGCCTGGAACCCAAGGTGCTGCTGCTGGACGAGCCCACCCGGGGCATCGACGTCGGTGCCAAGGCCGAGGTGCAGAGCCTCATCGACGATCTCGCCCGGGAGGGTCTGGCGGTCCTGCTCATCTCCTCCGACATCGAGGAGCTGATCGAGGGCGCCGACCGGATCGTCGTCCTGCGCGGCGGAGCCGTCGCGGGCGAACTGGAGGGTGACGAGGTGGACGAGAGCCGGCTGCTGGAAGTACTCGCCGACCACGCCCCCGCCCCGGACCCCGGTGACGACCGTGTACCACCGCCGGACGCCGCCCGCGCCGAGGGAAACGGCACCGCGCCCGCGCGGCAGGACAAGGCCCCGGCCGCTGAGGAGGACCCCCGATGA
- a CDS encoding SPFH domain-containing protein, which produces MGLFDSIRGEFIDIVEWTDDSRDTIVWRFPRHDNEIKMGAKLVVRESQTAVFVNEGRIADVFQPGTYTLQTQNMPLLSTLKGWKYGFDSPFKAEVYFVTTRQFTDMKWGTQNPVIVRDPEFGMVRLRAFGTYAARVVDPAALLRELAGTDPQFRTEEVQEYLRRLIVGKLGGALATSGVPMLDLATQQEAIGTRLAGVLTQELKPVGLAVPTFVIENISLPPEVEEAIDTRSRMGIAGNLDQYTQFQAADALAAAANTPGSGVGEGMGLGLGMAAGQRMAAGLSPQPQPTAPAPAASPAPPAGPPPLPVQEQWFIGVNGTQQGPYDRTALAGLVSAGTVDPTTFVWKEGMSDWLPAGQVPDVSRLFGAVPPPLPPQA; this is translated from the coding sequence ATGGGGCTGTTCGACAGCATCCGCGGCGAATTCATTGACATCGTCGAATGGACCGACGACAGCCGGGACACCATCGTGTGGCGGTTCCCACGTCACGACAACGAGATCAAGATGGGCGCCAAGCTCGTCGTACGCGAGTCGCAGACCGCGGTCTTCGTCAACGAGGGCCGCATAGCGGACGTCTTCCAGCCGGGTACGTACACCCTGCAGACACAGAACATGCCGCTGCTGTCCACGCTGAAGGGCTGGAAGTACGGCTTCGACTCGCCGTTCAAGGCTGAGGTGTACTTCGTCACCACCCGCCAGTTCACCGACATGAAGTGGGGCACGCAGAACCCCGTCATCGTCCGCGACCCCGAGTTCGGGATGGTGCGGTTGCGGGCGTTCGGTACCTACGCGGCGCGGGTGGTCGACCCTGCGGCGCTGCTGCGCGAACTGGCCGGCACCGACCCCCAGTTCCGTACCGAGGAGGTGCAGGAGTACCTGCGCCGGCTGATCGTCGGCAAACTGGGCGGCGCGCTGGCCACCTCGGGTGTACCGATGCTGGACCTGGCGACCCAGCAGGAAGCCATCGGCACCCGGCTTGCGGGTGTGCTCACGCAGGAGCTGAAGCCGGTCGGCCTCGCCGTCCCCACATTCGTCATCGAGAACATCTCGCTGCCTCCGGAGGTCGAGGAGGCCATCGACACCCGTTCCAGGATGGGTATCGCGGGCAATCTCGACCAGTACACCCAGTTCCAGGCAGCCGACGCGCTCGCCGCCGCCGCGAACACGCCCGGCAGTGGCGTCGGCGAAGGCATGGGGCTGGGGCTCGGGATGGCCGCGGGTCAGCGGATGGCCGCCGGTCTCAGCCCACAGCCGCAGCCCACCGCTCCCGCGCCTGCCGCGTCTCCCGCGCCCCCGGCGGGCCCACCGCCGCTGCCGGTGCAGGAGCAGTGGTTCATCGGTGTCAACGGCACCCAGCAGGGGCCGTACGACCGAACGGCACTTGCCGGCCTGGTGAGCGCGGGCACCGTGGACCCGACGACGTTCGTCTGGAAGGAAGGGATGTCCGACTGGCTGCCCGCCGGCCAGGTGCCCGACGTCAGCCGGCTCTTCGGGGCCGTGCCTCCGCCACTCCCGCCACAGGCCTGA
- a CDS encoding aminoglycoside phosphotransferase family protein yields the protein MRRTWGPPPARDTLRELACVAPEIRDRFVVRFGADVLGWCDALPTLVHELAARWNVDPVAAGGGGTSRVFRCLRRDTGASVWLKLTPDTLIAREEAEALRAWADTPSVVTLLAADLAAGALLLESVEPGVPVRQLTWDVPEIAALLRDLRLSPPAPGEHSVLRPLSHRIDFLFRLTDHRLAAAGVNGLFAPTALGQARAAALELAGSGPVGLVHGDLHPANVLSGPGARMVAIDPRPTWGDPDFDAVDWALEGVTDPAVLERRIEELAALVPGLSPHRVLDWCRALAALNAVPGVCAGRDDAETHFLVALAGG from the coding sequence ATGCGCAGGACCTGGGGCCCACCACCTGCGAGGGACACGTTGAGAGAGTTGGCCTGCGTCGCGCCCGAGATCCGGGACCGGTTCGTCGTCAGATTCGGTGCCGATGTACTCGGTTGGTGTGACGCGTTGCCGACTCTCGTCCATGAACTCGCTGCTCGCTGGAATGTGGATCCCGTCGCGGCCGGCGGCGGAGGCACCTCGCGGGTGTTCCGCTGCTTGCGGCGTGACACCGGTGCCTCGGTCTGGCTGAAGCTCACGCCGGACACCTTGATCGCCCGCGAGGAGGCCGAAGCCCTGCGAGCCTGGGCGGATACGCCGTCGGTCGTCACTCTGCTGGCGGCGGACCTCGCTGCCGGGGCCCTGCTGCTGGAGAGCGTGGAACCGGGAGTCCCGGTGCGACAGCTCACCTGGGATGTGCCCGAGATCGCGGCCCTGCTGCGAGACCTGCGGCTGTCGCCTCCCGCGCCGGGGGAACACTCGGTGCTGCGGCCTCTCTCACACCGGATCGACTTCCTGTTCCGTCTGACCGACCACAGGCTGGCGGCGGCCGGCGTGAACGGCCTGTTCGCCCCGACGGCGCTGGGCCAGGCCCGAGCGGCGGCCCTGGAACTCGCGGGCAGTGGGCCCGTGGGGCTCGTGCACGGTGACCTCCATCCCGCCAACGTGCTGTCCGGTCCGGGCGCCCGCATGGTGGCGATCGATCCGAGGCCGACGTGGGGCGACCCGGACTTCGACGCCGTGGACTGGGCACTTGAGGGAGTTACGGATCCAGCCGTGCTGGAGCGGAGGATCGAGGAACTGGCGGCGCTGGTTCCTGGCCTGTCTCCTCACCGTGTGCTGGACTGGTGCCGGGCCCTGGCCGCCCTCAACGCGGTCCCCGGAGTGTGCGCGGGGCGGGACGATGCGGAGACACACTTCCTTGTGGCCCTGGCCGGCGGCTGA
- a CDS encoding VOC family protein, whose translation MSSVKQFQVTFDCAEPERLARFWCEALGYVVSPVPEGFDTWDDYHRSLPPERQVQWFSCVDPSGAGPRLLFQRVPEDKVVKNRVHLCVRAGTGLVGEERLSTLRAECARLVALGAVHVRTLLADGTEESCIVMQDIEGNEFCLD comes from the coding sequence ATGTCATCGGTCAAGCAGTTCCAGGTCACCTTCGACTGCGCGGAACCTGAGCGTCTCGCTCGATTCTGGTGCGAGGCGCTGGGGTACGTCGTATCGCCGGTGCCGGAGGGGTTCGACACGTGGGACGACTACCATCGCTCGCTGCCGCCCGAGCGTCAGGTGCAATGGTTCTCCTGCGTTGATCCCTCGGGTGCGGGCCCGCGGCTTCTCTTCCAGCGCGTTCCCGAAGACAAGGTCGTCAAGAACAGGGTGCACCTCTGCGTGCGGGCCGGCACCGGGCTCGTGGGTGAAGAGCGCCTCTCCACACTCCGGGCCGAGTGCGCACGACTGGTCGCGCTCGGCGCGGTACACGTGCGAACGCTGCTTGCCGATGGCACCGAGGAGTCGTGCATCGTGATGCAGGACATCGAGGGCAACGAGTTCTGTCTCGACTGA
- a CDS encoding ABC transporter permease: protein MTQAAVSPSQGSAPPEAPARPERPASPWARLRDPAWYQEYGVYVAVAVVLLFNALFTEHFMTADNFRTQLVQVAPIVIVALGMALVIGTEGVDLSVGSTMALAAAFLPLYLGYGLVPALVVALLAGAVVGAVNGALVSLVGLQPIVATLALFVGGRGLALVVADGQLKQIVNPDLLSLGTGSFLGVPLVVWIAGLLAVAVAFLVQRTTFGRQIVAVGGNRSAAALAGLPVRRVLIGVYVLCGVLAALAGILATARLTASDPSSLGTLMELSAITAVVVGGTPLNGGSVRVLGTVAGALLMQLLRATLVKHDLPDSTAQIAQAAIIIAAVYVARERRSR, encoded by the coding sequence ATGACCCAGGCCGCAGTCTCCCCCTCCCAGGGCTCCGCTCCGCCCGAGGCCCCCGCGCGGCCCGAGAGGCCCGCCTCCCCGTGGGCCCGGCTGCGCGACCCCGCCTGGTACCAGGAGTACGGCGTCTACGTGGCCGTGGCGGTGGTGCTGCTCTTCAACGCCCTGTTCACCGAGCACTTCATGACCGCCGACAACTTCCGCACCCAGCTCGTCCAGGTCGCCCCCATCGTCATCGTGGCCCTCGGTATGGCCCTGGTGATCGGCACCGAGGGCGTGGACCTGTCCGTCGGCTCGACGATGGCGCTCGCCGCCGCCTTCCTCCCGCTCTACCTCGGATACGGACTCGTCCCCGCCCTGGTCGTCGCCCTCCTGGCGGGTGCGGTCGTCGGCGCGGTCAACGGAGCCCTGGTCTCCCTCGTCGGGCTGCAACCCATCGTGGCCACCCTCGCCCTCTTCGTCGGCGGCCGCGGACTGGCCCTGGTCGTGGCCGACGGCCAGCTCAAGCAGATCGTCAACCCCGACCTGCTGTCCCTGGGCACCGGCTCCTTCCTCGGTGTCCCGCTGGTCGTCTGGATCGCCGGACTGCTCGCCGTCGCCGTCGCCTTCCTGGTCCAGCGCACCACGTTCGGCCGGCAGATCGTCGCCGTCGGCGGCAACCGCTCCGCCGCGGCCCTCGCCGGACTGCCCGTCAGACGCGTCCTGATCGGGGTCTACGTCCTGTGCGGCGTCCTCGCCGCGCTCGCCGGAATCCTCGCCACCGCACGGCTCACCGCGAGCGACCCGTCCTCGCTGGGCACCCTCATGGAGCTCTCCGCCATCACCGCCGTCGTCGTGGGCGGCACGCCGCTCAACGGCGGCTCCGTCCGGGTGCTGGGCACCGTGGCCGGCGCCCTGCTGATGCAGCTGCTGCGCGCCACGCTCGTCAAGCACGACCTGCCCGACTCCACCGCACAGATCGCCCAGGCGGCCATCATCATCGCCGCCGTCTACGTCGCCCGGGAGCGTCGGTCCCGATGA
- a CDS encoding phytanoyl-CoA dioxygenase family protein: protein MYEPVTAPVPAASLATAVRDLHTAGITACRGAFTPAWADLMREDIDKAFAEARGREGGAVGRGPHRYYVEIHPEQLRGFVELVGHPWVDAVCEAVLGPDYRIVELGFDIPLAGAVNQPWHRDFPMPDATRHERRLTSLAFNLTAVDTREDMGPFEIAPGTQWDDDARFGHGMFPPRADYPRYTELAERKYPRRGDISARSALTIHRGTANHSPDPRPVLVLGVDAPGAGNDGHHDMAVTRAYWEALPDRVRAHLRCPVVEELVPIVQKHTIEGLVMGDA from the coding sequence ATGTACGAACCAGTGACCGCCCCCGTCCCCGCGGCGTCCCTCGCCACAGCCGTGCGGGACCTCCACACGGCCGGTATCACCGCGTGCCGCGGCGCGTTCACCCCCGCGTGGGCCGACCTGATGCGGGAGGACATCGACAAGGCCTTCGCCGAGGCGCGCGGCCGGGAGGGCGGCGCGGTCGGCCGCGGCCCGCACCGCTACTACGTGGAGATCCACCCCGAGCAACTGCGCGGCTTCGTGGAACTCGTCGGCCACCCCTGGGTGGACGCGGTGTGCGAGGCCGTCCTGGGGCCCGACTACCGCATCGTCGAGCTGGGCTTCGACATACCGCTGGCCGGAGCCGTGAACCAGCCCTGGCACCGGGACTTCCCCATGCCGGACGCCACCCGCCACGAACGCCGGCTGACCTCCCTCGCCTTCAACCTCACCGCCGTGGACACCCGCGAGGACATGGGGCCGTTCGAGATCGCCCCCGGTACCCAGTGGGACGACGACGCCCGCTTCGGCCACGGGATGTTCCCGCCCCGTGCGGACTACCCGCGCTACACCGAGCTCGCGGAGCGGAAGTACCCGAGGCGCGGAGACATCTCGGCCCGCTCGGCACTGACGATCCACCGGGGGACCGCCAACCACTCGCCCGACCCCCGGCCGGTGCTGGTGCTGGGCGTGGACGCCCCGGGTGCCGGCAACGACGGGCACCACGACATGGCCGTGACCCGTGCGTACTGGGAGGCGCTGCCCGACCGGGTCCGGGCACATCTGCGCTGCCCCGTGGTGGAGGAGCTGGTCCCCATCGTCCAGAAGCACACGATCGAAGGCCTGGTCATGGGCGACGCCTGA
- a CDS encoding ABC transporter substrate-binding protein, protein MMTQRRSRTLAAACLLAATATLAASGCSKSETSDNAGGDSSQQAQAAETPESSSGSGCSLTTYGAPKLDLKNAVVGFSQSEKEANPFRIAETQSIKDEAKKIGVKKLLTTNAQSQLSKQISDIQDMLSQGAQFLIIAPLNSDGLEPALKAAAAKKVPVLTIDRKVNSTACKDYVAFLGSDFVEQGKRAADAMIKATDGKAKVAILLGSSGNNVTTDRTKGFVDQIKAEAPGIEIVAQQTGEFARDKGQQVMEQLIQSKPDITAVYAENDEMGLGAVTAIRAAGKKPGKDVKIVSVDGTRNAVQALVNGEYNAVIESNPRFGPLAFATAQKFYAGEEIPENVIITDRAYDDTNAKESLGGAF, encoded by the coding sequence ATGATGACCCAGCGTCGATCCCGTACCCTCGCCGCGGCCTGCCTGCTCGCCGCCACCGCCACGCTGGCCGCTTCCGGCTGCTCCAAGTCGGAGACGTCGGACAACGCCGGCGGTGACAGCAGCCAGCAGGCCCAGGCGGCCGAGACCCCCGAGTCCAGCTCCGGCTCCGGCTGTTCGCTGACGACCTACGGGGCGCCGAAGCTGGACCTGAAGAACGCGGTCGTCGGCTTCTCCCAGTCGGAGAAGGAGGCCAACCCGTTCCGCATCGCCGAAACCCAGTCCATCAAGGACGAGGCGAAGAAGATCGGCGTCAAGAAGCTGCTCACCACCAACGCCCAGTCGCAGCTGTCCAAGCAGATCAGCGACATCCAGGACATGCTGTCGCAGGGCGCCCAGTTCCTGATCATCGCGCCGCTCAACTCCGACGGCCTGGAGCCGGCGCTGAAGGCGGCCGCGGCCAAGAAGGTCCCCGTCCTGACCATCGACCGCAAGGTCAACTCCACGGCCTGCAAGGACTACGTGGCGTTCCTCGGTTCCGACTTCGTCGAGCAGGGCAAGCGGGCCGCCGACGCGATGATCAAGGCGACGGACGGCAAGGCCAAGGTGGCCATCCTCCTCGGCTCCTCCGGCAACAACGTCACCACCGACCGTACGAAGGGCTTCGTCGACCAGATCAAGGCCGAGGCCCCCGGCATCGAGATCGTCGCCCAGCAGACCGGGGAGTTCGCCCGCGACAAGGGCCAGCAGGTCATGGAGCAGCTCATCCAGTCCAAGCCCGACATCACCGCCGTCTACGCGGAGAACGACGAGATGGGCCTCGGCGCCGTCACCGCGATCAGGGCCGCCGGCAAGAAGCCCGGCAAGGACGTCAAGATCGTCTCGGTCGACGGCACCCGCAACGCGGTCCAGGCCCTGGTCAACGGCGAGTACAACGCGGTGATCGAGTCCAACCCGCGCTTCGGCCCGCTGGCCTTCGCCACCGCGCAGAAGTTCTACGCCGGTGAGGAGATCCCCGAGAACGTCATCATCACCGACCGCGCCTACGACGACACCAACGCCAAGGAGTCGCTCGGCGGGGCCTTCTGA